The following proteins come from a genomic window of Oscillatoria sp. FACHB-1407:
- a CDS encoding ABC transporter ATP-binding protein, with the protein MVDNSQFQKADRSTSDLPSREATLPRSSALLAAHRLTKSFGGIRAVDRASIEVPQGSITGLIGPNGAGKTTLFNLLSNFIRSDSGEVHFDGNPIHLLPPYQIAQQGLVRTFQVARVLSRLSVMENMLLATQHQTGESFWNVWLRPKQVMHEERHQRQRASEILDSVGLSHMAQEYAGALSGGQRKLLELARALMVRPKLILLDEPAAGVNPTLINQICDHVRTWNQEGISFLIIEHNMDVIMSLCDRVWVLAEGRNLASGTPTEIQSNAQVLEAYLGQ; encoded by the coding sequence TTGGTCGATAACTCGCAATTTCAAAAGGCAGATCGCTCCACCAGTGACCTCCCCAGTAGGGAAGCTACTTTGCCTCGCTCCTCTGCTTTGTTAGCTGCCCATCGTCTGACCAAAAGCTTTGGCGGCATCCGAGCGGTCGATCGCGCCTCAATTGAGGTTCCCCAGGGCAGCATCACCGGGCTGATTGGTCCCAATGGAGCAGGCAAAACAACCCTGTTTAATCTCTTGTCTAACTTCATTCGCTCTGATAGCGGTGAAGTCCATTTTGATGGCAACCCAATTCACCTACTACCCCCCTATCAAATCGCTCAACAAGGCTTAGTACGGACGTTTCAGGTGGCTCGTGTGTTATCACGTCTATCCGTGATGGAAAATATGTTGCTGGCAACGCAACACCAGACCGGAGAGAGCTTTTGGAATGTCTGGTTGCGTCCCAAGCAAGTGATGCATGAGGAACGACACCAACGCCAACGTGCCAGCGAAATCTTAGACTCTGTAGGGCTGTCTCATATGGCGCAGGAGTATGCAGGTGCTCTGTCGGGAGGGCAACGCAAACTCCTGGAGTTAGCCAGAGCTTTGATGGTCAGACCAAAACTTATCCTGCTCGATGAACCTGCTGCGGGTGTGAATCCAACCCTGATCAACCAGATTTGTGACCACGTTAGAACCTGGAACCAGGAGGGCATTAGCTTTTTGATCATCGAACACAACATGGATGTGATCATGTCGTTGTGCGATCGCGTCTGGGTGTTAGCCGAGGGACGCAACCTTGCCTCTGGTACACCGACCGAAATCCAAAGCAATGCTCAGGTTTTGGAAGCCTATCTAGGGCAGTAA
- a CDS encoding serine/threonine-protein kinase, translating into MIDPNIGRILSNRYQLVELLGQGAMGRVYGARDVLLGGVPVAAKFLAQTLLNQKMRDRFEKEAKTCAGLGQRSMNIVRVMDYGADDDEIPYYIMEYLKGESLSDVISRQPLPLPRFVRLTRQVCLGLQCAHQGIEIDGEIYPVVHRDIKPSNILVIQDENFGELAKILDFGIAKVLQADSGQTNCFMGTLAYASPEQMEGHELDGRSDIYSLGVMMFQMLTGKMPLHVDTHTFGGWYRAHHQQPPRSFESANSNVKLPKPLENLVMSCLAKSPSDRPQSINEVLKALDPFYQKYSASQELRDRLKDFVGRVPINPTPKVPTSLNPEEICRLASWPADKPRAEIVFPNAIRTSNETLATLWVMMTQSEIEKRLICTRYKQFLFIPAPHPTLLWLTVLYNQEYGPRWVPCYLDLKSTQGQKMARFVIESIR; encoded by the coding sequence ATGATTGACCCTAACATTGGGCGAATCTTGTCCAATCGTTATCAACTCGTGGAATTGCTGGGTCAAGGGGCCATGGGTCGCGTTTATGGAGCCAGAGACGTCCTCTTGGGTGGCGTTCCGGTGGCTGCTAAATTTCTGGCGCAAACCCTGTTGAATCAAAAGATGCGCGATCGCTTTGAAAAGGAAGCCAAAACCTGTGCGGGGTTAGGGCAGCGCAGCATGAATATTGTGCGAGTGATGGATTATGGAGCGGATGACGACGAAATCCCCTACTACATCATGGAATACCTTAAAGGGGAAAGCCTCAGCGACGTTATCAGCCGTCAGCCCCTGCCATTGCCTCGCTTTGTCCGATTGACCCGACAAGTCTGTTTAGGGTTGCAGTGTGCTCACCAGGGGATTGAGATTGATGGCGAAATCTATCCCGTGGTTCACCGTGATATCAAACCCAGCAATATTCTGGTCATCCAGGATGAAAACTTTGGAGAGTTAGCCAAGATTCTGGACTTTGGCATTGCCAAAGTGCTGCAAGCCGATAGCGGTCAAACCAACTGCTTTATGGGCACGCTGGCATATGCCTCACCAGAACAAATGGAGGGACACGAGCTAGATGGGCGTTCTGACATCTACAGCCTCGGAGTCATGATGTTTCAGATGCTCACGGGCAAAATGCCTCTGCATGTAGACACACACACCTTTGGTGGCTGGTATCGGGCACACCATCAACAACCCCCACGCTCGTTTGAGTCAGCCAACTCCAATGTCAAGTTGCCCAAGCCACTTGAAAACCTGGTGATGAGTTGCCTCGCCAAGTCACCGAGCGATCGCCCCCAATCTATCAACGAGGTGTTAAAGGCACTCGATCCTTTCTATCAAAAATACAGTGCCTCTCAAGAACTGAGAGATCGCCTCAAGGATTTTGTGGGTCGGGTGCCAATCAATCCAACACCCAAAGTTCCGACTTCGCTCAACCCAGAAGAAATTTGTCGGTTAGCGTCGTGGCCTGCCGATAAACCTCGCGCCGAAATTGTCTTTCCCAATGCCATTCGGACGAGTAATGAGACACTGGCAACGCTTTGGGTCATGATGACGCAATCTGAGATTGAAAAGCGACTGATTTGCACCCGATACAAGCAATTTTTGTTTATTCCGGCTCCACACCCCACCCTTTTGTGGCTGACGGTGCTCTATAACCAGGAATACGGTCCTCGTTGGGTGCCCTGCTATCTCGACCTGAAGTCAACTCAGGGACAAAAGATGGCACGCTTTGTGATTGAAAGCATAAGATGA
- a CDS encoding helix-turn-helix domain-containing protein, producing the protein MDEIFPSYNSWDLTLPEVPPRSWLYCLPPVGIGTSYVESLTGYIARLARLHYVNTGTLLAKEFVTFLRQPNSKSYLHGMSSRTEAFNGTGAMAADLVQALERLTTQNNLRLLTMLTWAEVFPAKGLLRRNRAWCPKCYEDYLTGNQPVCDLLLWSLEVVKICPYHRQPLHTHCPYCERQLPCLGWLSRPGCCSKCGEWLGQQLKDTEEEPGGLDWQLWVSETVGDLFVKAPSLPSPPTRERVARKLRACIDQIAKGNTAEFARQLEMPKNTVWLWMSGKVLPQLDALLKICHYLELPVSDFLIETGINLENSGAIRTSHSPVIFNSRRSASKSFDASKIHSLLKEFLDNDTYTSWSMQRIAKQLNYDPNFLRRHFPELCRNLSGRYLEYRKSKHISKINQKCLEVQEIAIKLYEEGEEPTRSSISLRLGKPAYFREEEVCMALDKVRYQLGFL; encoded by the coding sequence ATGGATGAAATCTTCCCCTCTTATAATTCATGGGATCTCACTTTGCCTGAAGTTCCCCCACGCAGCTGGCTCTATTGCCTGCCTCCCGTAGGAATTGGTACATCTTACGTTGAAAGTTTGACTGGATACATTGCTCGCCTTGCTAGGCTTCACTACGTTAATACAGGCACTCTACTGGCAAAAGAATTTGTAACGTTTTTAAGACAACCTAATAGCAAGAGCTATCTTCATGGGATGAGCAGTCGTACAGAAGCTTTTAATGGAACAGGCGCTATGGCTGCTGATCTAGTCCAGGCACTGGAAAGACTTACTACGCAGAATAATTTAAGATTACTAACCATGCTAACCTGGGCCGAGGTTTTTCCTGCCAAAGGGTTACTACGCCGTAATCGTGCTTGGTGTCCTAAGTGCTACGAAGATTATCTCACAGGGAACCAACCAGTATGTGATCTCCTCCTATGGTCGCTGGAGGTAGTTAAAATCTGTCCTTATCACCGCCAGCCTTTGCATACTCATTGTCCTTACTGTGAACGTCAACTACCTTGTTTAGGATGGCTCTCTCGCCCAGGCTGTTGTTCTAAATGTGGAGAGTGGCTTGGTCAACAGCTTAAAGACACGGAAGAGGAGCCAGGTGGGTTGGATTGGCAGCTATGGGTTTCAGAAACTGTAGGGGATCTGTTTGTAAAAGCACCATCCCTACCTAGTCCACCAACAAGGGAAAGGGTTGCAAGGAAGCTAAGAGCCTGTATTGATCAAATAGCTAAGGGAAATACTGCCGAGTTTGCTCGGCAGCTTGAGATGCCCAAAAATACAGTTTGGCTGTGGATGTCAGGCAAGGTATTGCCACAGCTTGATGCCCTTCTAAAGATTTGCCATTATTTGGAACTACCTGTCAGCGATTTTCTCATAGAAACTGGTATTAACTTGGAAAATAGTGGGGCGATCAGAACATCTCACAGTCCAGTCATTTTCAATTCGAGACGCTCCGCTAGTAAATCATTCGATGCCTCCAAAATTCACTCTTTATTGAAAGAATTCCTTGACAACGATACATATACGTCCTGGTCAATGCAACGCATTGCCAAACAGCTTAACTATGATCCAAACTTTCTTCGCAGGCACTTTCCAGAACTTTGCCGTAATCTCTCTGGTCGATATTTAGAGTATCGCAAATCTAAACACATTAGTAAAATCAATCAAAAGTGCTTGGAAGTCCAAGAAATTGCAATAAAACTCTACGAGGAAGGGGAAGAGCCAACACGCAGTAGCATTTCCCTGCGTTTAGGTAAGCCTGCCTACTTTAGAGAGGAGGAGGTCTGCATGGCTTTAGATAAAGTACGGTATCAGCTAGGATTTCTTTAA
- a CDS encoding TniQ family protein: MTVDSRIIYGSWNLEEPTTPTRSRLFCLEPIGLGTAYVESLTGYVARLSETHYVETGMLILTQIGPLMKEGYTFDGRAGGIDKLYGRYTRAFNGASNWTSALISALEHLTLRHDLKFLSVLPWVEVIPLRYLLRPSRAWCPVCYQEWKDAGKQIYEPLLWFFDAIKICSNHHYPLCTKCPYCQKENRPLDWYSRPGYCSKCKEWLGTNQNSIQTDLGEPLKSDLNWQLWASENIGSLLATAPSLVCSPSKATISMAIAAYVEGTSEGNVSSFANKVGIEDQQIHRHIKGKTFPSLKTLLQLCKHLEVTLLKFLTEEPTVEDLARASARLPQLKNSTKRESFVIRHNQSSIELALKEALLENPPPSVTELSKRLGYASSGPLYYHASSLSYALAEKHLDYERVRRFEKMRSILESTLQKEECPPPSMQDVARQEGFSVQLLTTTFPELSRAISDRHKEYRQMLKTVRIEKLRQEVKEVAFQLNKQGIEPTRTNVSNCLSKPKSIVMQAAIEALQEVRHQLGWEG; encoded by the coding sequence ATGACGGTTGACTCAAGGATTATCTATGGCTCTTGGAACTTGGAGGAGCCGACAACTCCAACACGCAGCCGTTTATTCTGTTTAGAACCAATTGGTTTGGGAACAGCTTATGTAGAAAGTTTGACAGGTTATGTCGCTCGCCTATCTGAAACTCATTATGTTGAAACAGGAATGCTCATCCTAACCCAAATCGGTCCGCTGATGAAGGAGGGATACACATTTGATGGACGTGCAGGGGGCATAGATAAGCTATACGGGCGTTACACACGAGCCTTCAATGGAGCATCTAATTGGACTAGTGCTTTAATCTCAGCACTTGAACACTTGACTCTACGTCATGACTTAAAGTTTTTATCGGTTTTGCCTTGGGTTGAAGTAATTCCTCTCAGGTATTTGCTTCGCCCTAGCCGAGCTTGGTGTCCTGTCTGCTATCAGGAGTGGAAGGACGCTGGGAAGCAAATCTATGAGCCGCTTTTGTGGTTCTTTGATGCCATCAAAATCTGCTCCAATCACCACTACCCTCTTTGTACTAAGTGTCCATACTGCCAAAAAGAGAATAGGCCCCTTGATTGGTACTCTAGACCTGGCTACTGCTCTAAATGCAAGGAATGGCTGGGAACTAACCAGAATTCTATTCAAACAGATTTAGGAGAGCCTTTAAAGAGTGACTTGAATTGGCAATTATGGGCTTCTGAAAACATAGGAAGCCTACTTGCTACTGCACCTAGCCTAGTCTGTTCTCCATCTAAAGCAACTATCTCAATGGCGATCGCTGCCTATGTAGAGGGAACTTCTGAGGGAAATGTGTCCAGCTTTGCCAATAAAGTTGGTATAGAGGATCAACAAATTCATCGCCATATTAAAGGAAAAACTTTTCCCTCTTTAAAGACATTGTTACAACTTTGCAAGCATCTTGAAGTTACCTTACTAAAGTTTTTAACAGAGGAGCCTACAGTAGAAGATCTGGCAAGAGCATCTGCACGACTGCCTCAATTAAAGAATTCTACTAAAAGGGAAAGTTTTGTAATTCGACATAATCAAAGCAGTATAGAGCTTGCTTTAAAGGAGGCACTACTCGAAAACCCACCGCCATCGGTTACAGAGTTAAGCAAACGGCTCGGTTATGCAAGCTCAGGTCCATTGTACTACCACGCCTCAAGTCTATCTTACGCTCTCGCAGAGAAACATCTTGATTATGAAAGGGTGCGACGCTTCGAAAAAATGCGAAGTATCTTAGAGAGTACTCTTCAAAAGGAGGAATGTCCACCTCCCTCAATGCAAGATGTCGCTAGACAGGAAGGATTTAGTGTTCAGCTGCTAACAACCACTTTCCCAGAGCTATCTAGGGCTATTTCAGATCGTCATAAAGAGTATCGACAGATGCTCAAGACAGTCCGCATAGAAAAACTTCGCCAAGAGGTTAAAGAAGTTGCTTTTCAGTTAAATAAGCAAGGGATTGAACCTACACGTACTAATGTCTCAAACTGTTTAAGCAAGCCCAAGTCAATTGTGATGCAGGCTGCTATTGAAGCCTTGCAAGAAGTTCGGCATCAACTGGGTTGGGAAGGTTGA
- a CDS encoding AAA family ATPase, with translation MQLMNGFPRELLNSSVQERTIFFDNYTMPHPRLVEAVKQLTDSIYESSKPPLVFVFGPSGVGKSTLIRKVRKTLIESALPTLFEDRARIPCAVVEAATPEFSNFDWKDFYVRGLTALQEPLIDNKVSPDFAKKKPNPDKNKLKLRLSFEEALRQRHPDAFFIDEAQNLGKLSSGRKLKDQTDCIKSIANISGVQFVLVGTYELIVLRNLSAQLCRRSIDIHFSRYQSTPEDLKTFENIVKTFQYYLPLPEMPDLASHWDFCYERTIGCVGILKDWLSRTLSAVLKTDPSAKTITYKDLMKHAWSVEQCKIMLTEAMEAEGKFRDKDAGKNDLRMALGLVASQASITQVTSQSDTATSQGKGEPRNVGKPNPTRRPTGEQNDG, from the coding sequence ATGCAACTAATGAATGGTTTTCCCCGTGAGCTATTAAACTCTTCTGTTCAGGAAAGGACAATCTTTTTTGATAACTATACAATGCCACATCCAAGGTTAGTTGAGGCGGTTAAACAATTGACAGACTCTATATACGAATCTTCTAAACCGCCACTCGTCTTTGTATTTGGTCCTAGTGGTGTCGGCAAATCGACTTTGATACGCAAGGTCAGAAAAACTCTCATTGAGTCTGCTTTACCTACTTTGTTTGAGGATAGAGCACGGATTCCCTGTGCAGTTGTTGAAGCTGCAACACCAGAATTTAGCAATTTTGACTGGAAGGATTTTTATGTCCGGGGTTTGACTGCTTTGCAAGAACCGTTGATTGATAACAAGGTTTCTCCTGATTTCGCTAAAAAAAAGCCTAATCCTGACAAAAACAAACTAAAGTTGCGCCTCTCTTTTGAAGAAGCATTACGTCAACGTCATCCTGATGCATTCTTTATTGACGAAGCCCAAAATCTAGGAAAGTTAAGCAGTGGACGTAAGTTGAAGGATCAGACAGATTGCATCAAATCTATTGCGAATATTTCTGGGGTTCAATTTGTTCTTGTTGGAACATATGAGTTAATAGTTCTTCGGAATTTAAGTGCCCAGTTATGCCGTCGTAGTATTGACATCCACTTTTCACGCTATCAATCAACTCCTGAAGATCTAAAAACTTTTGAAAATATTGTTAAAACTTTCCAATACTACTTACCGCTACCAGAAATGCCCGACTTAGCTAGCCATTGGGATTTCTGCTATGAACGGACGATTGGTTGCGTTGGGATTCTTAAAGATTGGCTATCTCGTACACTCAGTGCAGTCCTTAAAACTGATCCATCAGCAAAAACGATCACTTATAAAGATTTGATGAAGCACGCTTGGTCTGTAGAACAATGCAAAATTATGTTGACCGAAGCTATGGAGGCGGAGGGGAAGTTTAGGGACAAGGATGCGGGGAAGAATGATTTAAGAATGGCTTTAGGTCTAGTTGCCAGTCAAGCATCAATCACACAGGTGACTTCTCAATCTGATACAGCAACTTCTCAAGGAAAAGGAGAGCCTCGGAATGTAGGTAAGCCAAACCCAACCCGTCGTCCTACAGGAGAACAAAATGACGGTTGA